A genomic window from Silene latifolia isolate original U9 population chromosome 11, ASM4854445v1, whole genome shotgun sequence includes:
- the LOC141614719 gene encoding uncharacterized protein LOC141614719: protein MEETKLSLKLFVDSKANKVLFAEAGKEFVDFLFHILSLPVATVVKLLNVNGMVGSVGSLYKSVESLSSEFFLANLDKDDVLKPQFDINVPLLELNEIPPQTIPKIYVCECDNEYASHDPSVKCPSCKRRIDCEATYVMPQDAGIINIGTRRCGIDGFVKEVVTYMVTDNLEVKPLSTISVITLMNKFNVKDVSALVEKEVQVGFTEGLAILKASFVVTNSVLTTLFLDKKAA, encoded by the exons ATGGAAGAGACAAAGTTGAGTTTGAAACTGTTTGTAGATAGTAAGGCTAACAAAGTTCTGTTCGCGGAGGCGGGAAAAGAATTTGTGGATTTCCTGTTTCATATATTGTCACTGCCAGTCGCAACTGTCGTAAAACTCCTGAATGTGAATGGCATGGTTGGGTCAGTTGGATCTCTTTATAAGAGTGTCGAGTCTCTTAGCTCAGAATTCTTTCTGGCCAATCTAGATAAAGACGACGTGTTGAAACCGCAATTTGATATTAATGTTCCGTTGTTGGAACTTAATGAAATCCCGCCTCAGACCATCCCTAAGATTTATGTGTGCGAGTGTGATAATGAATACGCGAGTCATGACCCTTCCGTGAAATGTCCAAGTTGTAAGCGTAGAATAGACTGCGAAGCCACCTATGTTATGCCCCAGGATGCGGGGATTATTAATATCGGGACAAGGAGATGTGGAATTGATGGATTTGTGAAGGAGGTGGTTACATACATGGTGACGGATAATCTAGAGGTGAAACCTCTGTCTACCATCTCGGTCATTACCCTCATGAATAAGTTCAATGTCAAGGATGTTTCTGCGCTCGTTGAGAAAGAGGTTCAAGTCGGTTTTACTGAg GGATTGGCGATACTGAAAGCGTCATTTGTGGTCACCAATTCAGTGCTGACTACTCTCTTCCTCGACAAGAAGGCGGCCTAG